DNA from Tachypleus tridentatus isolate NWPU-2018 chromosome 8, ASM421037v1, whole genome shotgun sequence:
GCATCCTTAAAGTTGACGGATAGTTTTTTCATTCGAATGTTCCGCATCTCTTCTTTATATCCTTCTTCTTCTCCGACAGATGAAACGTCTGGTGTATCAGAACAATGTCGTTTATCGTTATTGAGTGCCTTCGATTTTCGCGAATCGTTAGTGTTCGTTCTATCAGGTGACTGGGTGGTTGAGGACGGAAAGTGTTCTTCCTCAGTCAGCAATAAgctatttcttttttttgttttcaaagtataTCTTGCTTTCTTCGCATTCGGATTTTCTTTTGCATCTATTGTCTCTACCTCATCTTCTGAAAGTACTTCGTCGTCAATACTTTCTTCTTTACGCTGAATGGCTTTTCCTCTTTCCTCTCTACCCTGTACTAGTTCGTCTTTCTCACCTTCTTCAGCCGTTGCGTTAACTACACTATCTGCCTGCTGCTGTTTTTCTCTGCGTTTAGTCAATTTCTGTTTGACAGAAACAGTAGAATTTTCATCTGCTGTTTTATTAGGAGTCTCTAACGGGATAGTTTTGTCTGTAGTTGGTAACACcttcaagtttttaatattagttcACTTTTAGAATTTCTAAGAAATCCGGATTTTTCAGTGTCCGTTGTGTATTTGTTAGTTACTTTCGATGATGTCTCTGTCATTCCAACTAACTCGTAGTGATTATGTTTATGATTTTCTTCTTCCTCAGGTGGACTGGTCTGAGAATTGACAGTTTTATGTTCATTTAGTAGTTGATCTTTAAAACGTTTACCAGTTTCTAAAATGTTGGTCTCTTCCAATTTACCTGTAGCGTTTtcattaaaatcagttttatcatGATTACCAGTTTCTGGAATGTTCGTTTCTTCCAAATCATCTGTATCGTTTTTGTTAAAGTCATTTTTAGCATGATTACCAGTTTCTAAAATGTTAGTTTCTTCTAACTCATCTTTATCGCTTTTGttattatcagttttaacatgcgtaccagtttcattgttattttgttcattttgtctACTATCTTTTTTAGCGTCATTGTCTTTGTTTGGTTCTTTCTGtctattatttttctcttcagtttctttatggatattatattttgtgtttctctCGTTATCTTCTAGTTTTGTTTTGAGTACAATATTTTCACGTTTACTGGTAATATGGTTTTCTTTTCCATCTTTAATTTCAGTcgctttatttttttcattaatttcgtaatatttttttatttttattttactcattttACGTGACTCATCATCGTAATCATCTTCTAACGATTCCTCTTCTTCACTGTATCCTTTGCGATTTTGAACGTGCCTCTTTTTTCTTTGAGTGTCTCTTTCTTCTGATTCGCTTTTATTTTCATCTTCATCGTTTTCTGATGTAGCACGAATTTGCCTGCCTTTTCCATCTTTGTGGGAACGTTTATCAGTTTGCTCTGCTATCTGGCCTGTGTTGGCTTCTTCATCTTCATCTATGTGTACAATTCTTTGcttataacttttatttcttcTCGATTTCTTCGTTCTTCTTCGaacaacattttcattattttcgtaTTCCTCAATGTCGTCAGAATCGACATCATCTCTATAAACGTTTTTTCTTCTTGGACTTCGACGCTTTTTTCTCTCAATGTGAGAATCAGCTACACTGTCTTCATCCGATGCTTCTTCCTCTTCAGATTCCTGTCTGTTTCTCCCTTTTCTCCCTTTTTTGTTATCATCAGAAGCAGTGATATATACATTTGTGATGATGGCTTGCCTCATTCGGTGTTCTTTTCCATCATCCTTGCTGGTTGAAGTTTTTTCAATACTTTCTTTCAGATAATATTGTCGTTCGATGTCCTTGCTCTTGGTTACGTTTTCATCCGTTTGGAGACGCGGGGTGTACCTTAGAACTTGGACATCAGCATCTTGTGTGTCTATTTTACTTTGATCAGTCTGCACAGACTCAGAACGCATTCTTATCTCGTCAAAACTCGATTCCAAACTGTAAGGGTTCATCTTATTAACAAAAGGAGAAGACAAACTTTCTTCTGATGGTGTGATCCTTTGACCCGGAGCttcttccaagcgaccaatgaaTGATCTACCAGAacaagaaatacatttaaaaaatttaaagataatattttctcCTACTTTTCGGTCTCATTAAAATTAACAAGTAGGCTGTTATTTCAACATTTGAATAAAGAAATCAGAATATCAAATCTGCCTTTTcgatagaaatttaaaatattggaaCATCATTTGGTAAAAAGGACGTCAATTAATGtttcatatacaaataaaaataaacgagaCAGCAACgttctttaattttctttcagTGATTATTTTGTGCAAGTTTGTTGAAAGTAAGCAGAAACAAAAACGCTATACATTGAGACCCATAATATCATTTAAAGTGCATGCACCATTAATGCTTAGAGATAAACAATATTTAGCTCAAGTTAAACATATTTTCGAGTAACATTAACATAAGTaattatgaagaacagttttgtaaaaacaatttttacttgttttaaactttcatttataGAGAAACATTTACACTTTGCATCTAATGCTTTAGAACAAAGCATTAGATCATCAACAACACTATCTAAcaagattttaactttttcttgttcctggacagaaagtgttatctTCCAATTGCTTAGTCCTAAAGTAAATGGGAAAGACCTATTTTactcttcaaactttggttttgtgacctaggagcgtataacgaaaaaatgatgggagactatatttggggactgatacgtgaatgtgatttacattacagtcgcaaatctcaaaaacacTACTCACTTCTCAACATTTTGGTTCATATTttcataactttagtataaatacatgtaaatattgattcatatgttgttttattcagaccttatgtaaatgaaaatgtaaaaatttgcccgtttttacatagaaaataggtacatttctaaatttcattatctaggtcacgaaaacaaagtttgaaggaaataatggccattttctgtacttttacaacacaagcaattaagaaataacacatactatcgaggaaacaaaatttgtgttacatagtgtaatcaaacCTTCAGAGTATTTTGGGTAACACACCTGTTTAATTCTTAGTTCTTTTGCAGTCTCATGTCCACAAGCGAAGTTCATTTATACTAATGGAGTGGTGTAATTACAGCATAAAATTGTAACTTACCATCTAAATTCTTGTTTTTATAGCAACACTCGACTACTAAACTCTTGGGTTTTCTGACAGCTTACTGTTTGTAGATCATGTAGTTCGCTTACTAGCTCctgattttaattttcttatctcTATGTTATATAATTTACACACTATTTTTTCCTTCTGATTTTTACACTACGCAACTCACATACTATAATCTTGTTCTGTTAGTAATCCTGTTTGAAGatgatattaattatatattacatccTAGGTTCTCTAATAGACTTCTGGCGGAAGATATTAGACTCACCTACTCAGTTCATGGTTCTCTAGCAGCCTACTGGCTGGTACTGCTCCATGAAGCTGAAGGTACTTAGCACAGCTTTTGTTACCTCTGCGTATAGTTGCATCTAACGGGGTCATTAACTGACCCTGTTGAACAAAACACATCAATTAATAATGACGggaaacacacttgaaataaaaatgtattttaaagactaCTAGTATgggtttaaaactttaatttaaataaagtacagaacaacgttattttgcaatttattttaattaatatcacCACAAAAcctaatttcttattttgttaatcACATAGCCACCAACtgggctatctgtattgtgtCTACCATGAGTATCAAATCCTGTTTTTTGTTCCTTAAAGAAACTGAGTTTTCTAAATGTTCATAGCCAGGATCTTTGCTTTGCAATTCTGTAGACGTGTCACTGTCCAACCAGGGGTAAGGGTGTGAGCAGTGTTTTTAGTCAAGTTTATCAGAACGACACGACACTAAGGTAACTACAATTTCGAGaatatttaactgttataatatatacttattttactATATCTGAGATCTTAGAATGACACTTTTAAAGCAGTTTAGATTATTTGTTTAGATAGAATTATCTAATAACACGAAAAATACttaattactattaatatttagtGCATCTATTTTTagagttaattttataaactaaattcaaatgtttgtcagtataataattttataatcttagtcacatttttattttaacataatattacataaaCTTTATACTACCTTGCTTGTCCTCAAGACGGCGTTGATGTTGGCTCTACTGTCCAAAagaattttacacatttcaacgTTGTCAGTAAGAGCTGCAATATGAAGGGCTGTTCGGCCGTTAAGATTTTGAGCGTTAACTGCGTCTGGATTTAATGAAAGCAACCAGAGCACGAGATCTATTAGAAAAATAGAGCATATCAAATTTTTAGTTACGACAGTATTTGGTGTTTATCATCTGAAAATAAGGTATCTTATGTAGATTATAAAATTTTacttcaatatttgtaataaaaaataaatcgcTGTATGATATAGATCAAATTGGAAAGTAAACCATATATGCAGCAGAACCAATTTCTACCATCAACATGTATGGTTTCACACTGTGCTACTTATAACTATTTTTTGAACTTCCAAATTGAATTCTGTTATATActtgtttgtaataatatatttataacaaactctAGTTAATTTAATCTTCGGTTTCTCACAAAATTACatcaatattaatgttaaatagtGGAAAGATAATGGGAATATATCCCCAAGTTATTTTTGTGTTACTGGATATTGGTCTATATCTCAATAATACATCGAAtggaaaactttgaaaaaaatttcataaaattttaataatgtgtgAACAGTTCAAACGGCTTTGTCGGCAAAGTACAATATTacactttacaaatattttaactagagtatttgtttttgtgtagctaaaagctacacgagggctatctgcgctagctgtccctaatttaacaatataagactagagggaaggcagctaatcatcacaacccaccgccaactcttggattgcccttttaccaatgagtagttggatttaccgtcacattataacgtccccacggttgaaagggagagcatgattggtgtgactgggattcgaacctgcaatcctcagagtcaagcgccctaaccacctttaACTAGAGTACCCGAATAGtggataaaataacaatattaaaccaaacaaataatgGAAAGTACAGTAGAAATAATATAAGCATTAAACTAAGTAAATATTCGTACCCGAGTAGTAGATATTACtacagggtattcggaaagtcactgtgcagttttgtaatcatatgtctattcagtctatttcaaaccagcaattgatagcggtgtttagaaacaaaataagaaggatccaagcctgtattgatgccaacgggggtcacttttaacattgtttataattgtcattcatatttacctcctgtattatatattgaaacatgtctgttaataaatatataagagcacagtgactttccgaacaccctgtatatttcattcattattaaaacaaaaaaataaaacacatagaCGATAGAAATCATATCAAGGTTAAATATAGCAAGTGTTTGAATTttagtaaatgaataaaacaaataaacgcaGGAAGtgcaaatttataatgttatgtaaACTTTATCTAACATACATTGAAGACTCCTACTATCCAATAAACAACATCCACGTGCACAATCGCATTATTTAATTAGAACAAAGATATTAAGGTTCGAAAGAAGATTTAGTGTTTAGttcatgaaaagaaaaacaacagaaataaatattgcAGTAAAATCTAAACAGTGTTCAAGAGAAACACCTCAGTGAAGACAGTAGTGGAAGAGATCCGAAACGTTGTCATTAAAGTGCACTTCTGAAATCAGCCCAACAATTGTTTGTCGCTGTTTTTGCTTTCCAGAATTACAGATTTCATGAAGAAAGTTCCAGTCTTTTTATATTTCCTGTTCATATTAAGTGtgctttattgttgttgttggaagTAAATGCTAATTCACTATGATCCCATGATCTCAACTAATACAAC
Protein-coding regions in this window:
- the LOC143222756 gene encoding uncharacterized protein LOC143222756, producing MSVVMETIGHDPLASHPKSPGLSALMAACQRNDDAEVRMLLQKRHHLVATRDRNGKTALHYCTENRDLTCADLILKSEPSLLNEQDEEGYTALHLAVINGNELMTKYLIHKGADVNIVDSEMHSCIHWATVCGELECLDILIDAGGNPATPDIHGAYPIHYASQMCGPNSEMGNNMELGFAVLSKLLARGVSVLVRDQDGRQPLLWAASAGSSDAIVALVNAGAVVTGEDKDGLTALHCAASRGHVDCVETLISLCGAEVDTIDSNGCTALFYAVTLGHADCTQLLLQYGAQPNRQDRKGRTAAHCGASKGQLETLKILRSNGGNLWLTNVRGDLPLHEAIQSGRKDLVLWLLSLNPDAVNAQNLNGRTALHIAALTDNVEMCKILLDSRANINAVLRTSKGQLMTPLDATIRRGNKSCAKYLQLHGAVPASRLLENHELSRSFIGRLEEAPGQRITPSEESLSSPFVNKMNPYSLESSFDEIRMRSESVQTDQSKIDTQDADVQVLRYTPRLQTDENVTKSKDIERQYYLKESIEKTSTSKDDGKEHRMRQAIITNVYITASDDNKKGRKGRNRQESEEEEASDEDSVADSHIERKKRRSPRRKNVYRDDVDSDDIEEYENNENVVRRRTKKSRRNKSYKQRIVHIDEDEEANTGQIAEQTDKRSHKDGKGRQIRATSENDEDENKSESEERDTQRKKRHVQNRKGYSEEEESLEDDYDDESRKMSKIKIKKYYEINEKNKATEIKDGKENHITSKRENIVLKTKLEDNERNTKYNIHKETEEKNNRQKEPNKDNDAKKDSRQNEQNNNETGTHVKTDNNKSDKDELEETNILETGNHAKNDFNKNDTDDLEETNIPETGNHDKTDFNENATGKLEETNILETGKRFKDQLLNEHKTVNSQTSPPEEEENHKHNHYELVGMTETSSKVTNKYTTDTEKSGFLRNSKSELILKT